A portion of the Lampris incognitus isolate fLamInc1 chromosome 9, fLamInc1.hap2, whole genome shotgun sequence genome contains these proteins:
- the LOC130118459 gene encoding urokinase plasminogen activator surface receptor-like: MGGAQMSDVSMKSCAMLFQCINGSINFGITRTQISSRCCSTDLCNSQNIPVLNNSNPNGRRCFTCNSQDCAATLDCLGEEDRCITTKVEVGNKKMDMKGCASKSVCIGGAAAQMGGSMTGDLNCCEGNLCNYSKSIEVSLFLLVTLAVSIVLLQ, from the exons ATGG GAGGCGCACAAATGTCAGATGTGAGCATGAAATCGTGTGCCATGCTTTTCCAGTGCATTAATGGCTCAATCAACTTTGGAATCACCAGGACTCAAATCAGCAGCAGGTGTTGTTCAACTGATCTTTGCAACTCTCAAAATATCCCAG TGCTCAATAACTCAAATCCCAATGGTAGAAGGTGCTTCACCTGCAACAGTCAGGACTGTGCTGCTACTCTCGACTGCTTGGGAGAGGAGGACCGCTGCATCACAACAAAAG TGGAAGTGGGCAACAAGAAAATGGACATGAAAGGCTGTGCCTCCAAGAGTGTTTGTATTGGAGGAGCAGCAGCACAGATGGGAGGGAGCATGACGGGGGACTTGAACTGCTGTGAGGGAAACTTATGCAATTACAGCAAAAGCATAGAAGTTAGTCTCTTTCTGCTGGTAACTTTAGCGGTTTCTATTGTCCTGTTGCAATGA